In the Osmerus eperlanus chromosome 27, fOsmEpe2.1, whole genome shotgun sequence genome, one interval contains:
- the LOC134013605 gene encoding sperm-associated antigen 16 protein, with product MSETSETEHECVDGPYYLENVSLQEDSEDDYQYEEIIPDAEKSLVEGEEDFDAIVRAMQDASSTTDDTESRVGSTAKQTFSHLPEVVNNFLCNFLVRRGLSKTMDCFQVEWHEIGQKDLLKTQLVELVPDAYTHNQLLEKELKDVLSERNNYIQAAFKASETLVKLKKERDFHRLQYQRVAEEKNRLVDCMKRLKQHYASYKPALKQLNDRYQEALKQRMMIGLERDKAFRQTHSLAATLCDAHTSSTSRAANRDTGLPHASQIQSKPEMLKNRRIALNDDHDKDPTKSTAQNHPDDSEFLVSSRVNPYLPRIKALTALETKTSDFHLTNSIKAHTLPISFLALHPHKFILASSSDDQLWKLWGMPVGEMVMTGEGHTDWLSGCSFHPNGGSLATTSGDTTVRIWDFSQGRCTLTLEGHSHVTWGCSFHSCGDFVVSCSMDNTAKIWDLQSERCRDTLRGHVDSVNSVSFLPYSNTLLTCSADKTLSLWDTRVSLCAQTLYGHRHSCNHATFNALGDTVASCDSFGVVKLWDVRKVATLVTVDTGPHSSNQVAFSPSGRMLAIASNDCSVQMVELASSLVSSLQGHDDTVQSVTFDHRGEYLLSAASDGTIFVWS from the coding sequence ATGTCTGAGACAAGTGAAACTGAACACGAATGTGTAGATGGCCCATATTATCTCGAGAATGTGTCGTTACAGGAGGATTCAGAAGACGATTATCAATATGAAGAAATTATACCTGATGCAGAAAAGAgcttggtggagggggaggaggacttcGATGCAATCGTGAGAGCGATGCAAGACGCTAGCTCTACTACTGACGATACGGAATCAAGGGTGGGCAGTACTGCGAAGCAAACCTTCTCCCATCTCCCAGAGGTGGTAAATAACTTTCTCTGCAACTTTCTTGTCAGAAGGGGGCTGAGCAAAACAATGGATTGTTTCCAAGTTGAATGGCATGAGATCGGTCAGAAAGACTTGTTGAAAACCCAATTGGTGGAGCTTGTCCctgacgcatacacacacaaccaattaCTGGAGAAAGAGCTGAAGGATGTGCTCAGCGAGCGGAACAACTACATACAGGCAGCGTTCAAAGCTAGTGAAACGCTGGTCAAGCTTAAAAAAGAAAGGGATTTCCATCGCCTACAATATCAACGTGTTGCCGAAGAGAAGAACAGACTAGTGGATTGCATGAAACGATTGAAGCAACACTATGCCTCATACAAGCCTGCATTAAAACAGTTGAATGATAGGTACCAAGAGGCACTGAAACAGAGAATGATGATAGGCTTAGAGAGGGACAAAGCTTTTCGACAAACACACAGTTTGGCAGCCACCCTGTGCGATGCACACACTTCCTCTACTAGCAGGGCAGCTAACAGAGACACAGGTCTACCACATGCATCACAGATTCAGAGTAAGCCTGAGATGTTGAAGAATCGAAGAATTGCTCTCAATGATGATCACGATAAAGACCCTACTAAAAGCACAGCTCAGAATCACCCAGATGACTCTGAGTTTCTCGTAAGCAGTCGTGTGAACCCCTACCTGCCACGCATAAAGGCTCTGACTGCCCTGGAAACCAAAACGTCAGATTTCCACCTCACCAACTCCATCAAAGCCCACACCCTACCAATAAGCTTCCTGGCTCTCCACCCTCACAAGTTTATTTTGGCCTCGTCCAGTGATGACCAGCTGTGGAAGTTGTGGGGCATGCCTGTGGGGGAGATGGTCATGACCGGGGAGGGTCACACTGACTGGCTCTCTGGATGCAGTTTTCACCCAAATGGAGGAAGCTTGGCCACCACAAGCGGTGACACGACGGTCAGAATCTGGGACTTCTCCCAAGGCCGCTGCACTCTGACTCTGGAGGGTCACAGCCATGTCACCTGGGGCTGCTCCTTCCATTCCTGTGGAGACTTTGTGGTATCCTGCTCTATGGACAACACAGCCAAGATATGGGACCTGCAGAGTGAGCGATGCCGGGACACTCTGCGAGGCCACGTTGACTCGGTGAACAGTGTGTCCTTCCTGCCCTACTCAAACACTCTCCTAACCTGCTCTGCCGACAAAACGCTGTCTCTGTGGGACACCAGGGTCAGCCTGTGTGCTCAGACTTTATACGGACACCGACATTCCTGCAACCATGCCACTTTCAACGCCCTAGGGGACACTGTGGCCTCCTGTGATTCATTTGGAGTGGTCAAGCTGTGGGATGTTAGGAAAGTGGCAACTTTGGTAACCGTGGATACTGGGCCGCACTCCAGCAATCAAGTGGCCTTCAGCCCATCAGGAAGGATGCTAGCTATCGCCAGTAACGATTGTTCTGTCCAGATGGTGGAGCTTGCTTCTTCTCTAGTGTCTAGTCTACAAGGGCATGATGACACTGTCCAGAGTGTAACTTTTGATCACAGGGGAGAGTATTTGTTATCAGCAGCGTCGGACGGTACCATTTTTGTCTGGTCATGA